CATCGTCCTCTCCTTCGGCGGTCAGGAGATCAAGGAAATGCGCCTCCTCCCCCGCTTCGTCGCCGAAACGGACATCGACAAGGATGTGGACGTCGAATACTGGCGCGACGGCCAGATCTTTAAGACCAAGGTCAAGGTCGGCCATCTCGAACAAGCTGAGGAAAGCGGCATGATCGACGAGGGCGAGGGCAAGACTCCCTCCTCTGCCGGCACCGCCATTGAGACCGTGGGTCTGGAGGTCAGCACCCTGACCGATGAACTCCGCGCCACCTACAACATCCAGCCCGCCGTGCGCGGCCTCGTTGTCACCTCGGTAAGTGAGATGTCCGAATCCGCCCAGAAGGGCATCGCCCCCGGCGACGTGATCGTGGAAATCAACCAGCAGCCGGTTTCCCAGCCGCAGCACCTCATCGACGTCATCGAAAAGGCCAAGGGCGCCATGCGCTCCTCCGTCCTGCTTCTGGTCAATACCGGCGGCGAGGTCCGCTTCGTGGCCCTCAAGCTGCCAACCAAGCAGCCGTAAGAGACGTTCCTTATGCGATGATGAATCAGGGCGAGGTCATTACAGGCACATCAACTTGGGTGTCCTGGTGGATAGAACAAAGGAAACATAAACTGCGAGAACAACTATCGGACACAATGTCCGTGAATCCGTTCATACTTCCGATCTTGTTCGATCTACACGATATCGACAACTTTGAAGAATTAACCGGCTTTATCGTCGGCAGCCATCTAATGGTCGGCCATAACACGGGGTTCGGAAAACTGATTGACGAAAAAATCCTGCCTAAGGTTTTTGGCACACAAAAACTGGATAAGGACTATAGAAAAAATAATCCCCCCTTTGTAGACTCCTGCTTTAACGAAATAGACCATGTAATTAGGCGTAAAGACGGATCAACGGACCTCTTGTCCCTTAAGGCAGGTAAGTGGACAATTCAGCTGTCGATGGCACAACAGCTTAATCACGCTTTCAATGAAATTTTAAAGAAATACGGAAATAAATTTAATGAAATATCTGTAGGGGTATTTTATGGAACAAAGGAAACGTTGACCGACAAGTATGACATTTTGCGGGGCATCAACAGGGGCGCAAAACACAACGTTATTGATTTGACCGACAGAGTTTCCGTATACGCGGGCAGGGAGTTTTGGACATGGCTGAACGAAGGCGAAAAGCAAACACAAGACTGGATTTTAAGAGGAATAATTGACGGTGTAAGCAAAAGCAACACCAGAAAGGAGGGTGGTGCGCTATTAGAAAAATATAGCAAACATATTTCTCAAAAATATCAACACTTCCTAAACAGCGATGGCACTTTTGATTGGAAATCGCTTCTGGAATCGATAAACGGATAAGATCACGCCCTAGAGCTTTCGCCCTTCCCCTCCTCATCGAACAAACTCATTTGGGCCTTTTGTGATTGGTAGTAACACGTGCTGCCCGCAAAGGATTCGCCGTTCCTAAAAAACGCTCTTGTCCTGACATGGGGCCGTATATGCGTGACCTTGCTGGTGATTTCATCCCCCATTTCCCCATTTTTTGCTCTCTCCAGAATATCTATGACCGTTTCTCCGGCCATGCGCCCCAAACGGATGGGAACGGCATTCCCTATCTGCTTAAATTTACTGCCCGTAGAGCCCTGAAACGCCCAGCAGGCCGGAAACTCCTGTATAGCGGCAGCCTCACCGACGGAGATCGCCCTCAACTCTTTAGGATGACACATACTGGTCCCCGCATGATTAGGCATGGTGACAACTGTAGGTGAAGGAAAGTCGAAAGACAGCTTCCTCCAATAGGCGCTTCTCCCGCCTTTCAAGTACCAGCTTTTTCCCATGGACTCTTTTTGAACGTCCAACGGAAGGGAGCGCCAGTTCCCTCCGGGCGGAACCATGGAAAGATAACTCAGCTTTCTTGGGCTGAAATCCATAACCTCGGGGTAAGGATCGGCAAAACCTTTCCCGATAGCATCTCCGAGTGTACGGAATGGCGGCAGACCGTCCTGTGGACGATTGCTGAACATCGGCTGGGGAAATTTGGCCTCAATCCCGTAAACATTCCCAATCAGAAAAACCCGCTCCCTGATTTGCGGCGCACCGTAATTAACAGAATTAACGACAAAGCAATCAACCCTGTACCCTATGCCATTAAACTTTCCGAGCAAAAAACGTATCAGCGATCCGGGCCGCAATAAATCAGGCGACATAGTTTCGGGATCGAAGTCTTTCTTGTTGACAAACGGAATAGACAAAAGACCCCGGACATTTTCCATGATGAAAGCCTTGGGACGCAATTCATCGACGACCCTGAAAAATTCGAAGACCATCTGGCCGCGTAAATCCTGTATGCCTTTCCGGTTGCCAAAAACACTGAAAGATTGGCAGGGCGGGCCACCGACCACAATGTCGGGAGATCCTCCGGCAATAAGCGCCTTAATCTCTTCACACGAAACATTCGAAATTGATTTGTCCAGAACAGGAATCTCGGGCTTATTATGACGTATTGTAGCAACCGCATCGGCATCTACGTCATTGCAAATCAGGGTTGTTATTCCCGCTTGCTCAAGGCCGATATCCAAGCCCATGGCTCCGCTGAATAAAGACACCGAATAAAGATTTTCTTTCATGGCTGACAGACGGCAAAGAATGCGATTTAAGAAATCATATTCTAGCCCTCTGAGGGCATAATCTCAAGAACTGCCGCGAAAATCTGAACAGAAAAAACTGCGGAAAATGCCCGCTCTAAATCCCCTTCCTTCTCCGCTCCCGCCAGAACAGGAACATGCCCGACGCGGTGATAATCAGCCCGCCCGCGATCTTGAACGCATCCGGCAGATGCCCGAACAAGAGATACCCGAGCAACAGCCCGAACAACATCTGCACATACTGATACGGCGCGACGACCGACGTCGGCGCAAGGATATAACTGGTCGCCACGCAGATCACCGCCAGCCCGTAACAAAACCCGATCACAAGACACAGCCCCATGAACCGCTGATCGTAAAACGGCACCGCCCCGCCCATCCAGAGATACGTCCCGATCAGCACAAGAATAAACGGCCAGAACGCGAAGGGCAGCGCGTTGCCGCTCCCCCCGATCCGCCGCGCCACAAGGTTCGCCAGCCCGAACGTGAAACAGCACGCCAGCGCCAGCCCATAGGCCGGGTGAATCTCCTCGAACCCGGGCCGGAACGCCACCACCCCGCCCAGAAACCCGCATAAAATCGCCGCCATGCGATACCGCCCCACCTGCTCCTTGAAGAAAAACATCGAAAGAACAGTGGTGATAAACGGCGTCAGAAAGAAAATCGTATACGCATCCATGATCGGCACCATCGAAAGCGCCGTCAGCGACATACTGGTATTCACCGCCATCAGCAGCCCGCGCAGCAAATGCCATTCAAGGTTCCGCCGGGTAAACAGCGCCCCCCGCCCCCCGAAATACGGAATCACGGCGGCAAGAATAATCAGCCCGAACACCGCCTGCCAGAACAGGATCGCCACCACCGGATAATCGACGGACGTATATTTCCGCAGCGCATCGCTGACCGAAAACGCCGCAAACGCCACCATCGACAAGGCAATGGCCTTTTCCGTATCGTTCCATCCCTTGAACATGGGATTGCAGCCTTCTGGGTTTGATGAAAGGAAAACTCACACTATAATCGCCCGCGAAGGGACGCAAGAGGATGACGCAGAAAAACGAAAAGGACGGCCACGCCATCCGCATCATCGCCGGCCCGACCGCGAGCGGCAAATCCGCACGGGCGATAGAAATCGCGCAGCAAGAGAACGGCGTCATCATCAACTGCGATTCCATGCAAATCTTCGACGGCCTGCCGATCCTCACCGCTCAGCCCCCGCCCGCAGACCGCGAAAAGGCCGAACATAAACTCTACAGCGCCCTCCACCCGAACGACCCCTGCTCCGCCGGAGAGTGGCGCCGGAGAGCAGACCCCGTCATCCGCGAAACCCTGACGCAGGGCAAAACCCCGATCATCGTCGGCGGAACGGGCCTCTATATCAAGGCGCTGACCGAGGGGCTTTCTCCCATCCCCCCCGTGCCGGACGATATCCGCGCCGCCGCCGTGGCCAAACAAAAGCTCCTCGGCAACCCCGCCTTCCACACGGAACTCGAAAAACGCGACCCCGTCATGGCCGCCCGCTTCCACCCCTCCCACACCGCAAGACTCATCAGAGCGTGGGAGGTATTGGACGCCACCGGAAAATCGCTGGCCGAATGGCAGAAGGAAGATAGGCTCGCCCCGCCCGACGACTGGAATTTTGAAATCGAACTCATCATCCCCGATCGCCCCGTGCAGCATCAACGCTGCAACGACCGCCTCCTCTGGATGATCGACAATGGCGTGCTGGAGGAAATCGAGGAATTTGCAAAACGGGTGGACAGCGGCGAAATCCGCTCCGATACCCCCCTGCTCAAGGCGCTGGGTTACCAACAGCTTCTGGCCTATATCAACGGCGAACGCTCAAAGGAAGACGCCATCGCTCAGGCTCAGGCCAAAACCCGCCAATACGCCAAGCAGCAGGTCACATGGTTTAGGCATCAGCTTTGATAGAAACTGCTGCCCTTTTTCGCAGCTTCGCGATCCATAAGCAGGTGGCTAAAAAAGTGCCCATGACAGTCAGAACGGTCAAAACATCGGGAAGACCGATGTAAACTGTGCCGACGATACTGAACAGGAGAATGACCAGCGTCGTAATCACATAGGGATTGAGCGGCAGCCACGTCTTTAAAAACAACTGCAGGGCCGTGAACAGAACCAGAATCAAACCTTTCCGCACGAAACTGGATTCGTGGAACTTGACGATCTGCAGACAAAGCAAAAAGGACAAAAACGAAAGCGTCAGAAAATACCAGTAAAACCGGATCAAAAACAAACCCAGCCCGAACAGCCCGAGAACAGGATCATACACCTCCTGAAACCCCTCCCCCGCATAACCGGACCGCGAATATTTCATGACCGGCCTGATCTCATGCGCCCACGACTTGGGATCGGGATTGAACTTGAAAAGTGCGGGTAAAGGGTAAACCGTTTTCCACATGAAGACCCAGCAATAGCTTGGACGCGGACAATAGGTCACCGCCTTCATGCGCGTCGGCGTATAGGCGATGATATGACCGGAGGGAGCCCGGATCTGTATGCGCTCGATCGGCAGCATCTTCGTCTTGGGATGGATATACCGATACGCCCGCTCAAGTTGAAAGGGCTTCTTGCCCGCCGCCTGTTCGAGGCTGCCGATAGTCAGAATATCATACTCCGTATAAGTCTCGGTAAACGGGTTATCCTGAGAGGCGCGGACCCCAAAAGAATACCCGGCCGTGAAAAGAAGAATGACCAAAAACCCTAAAAACTTGTAAGGTGCCATGGCGCCTTTCCCTGAAAATCCGTAGAACCTAGGCAACAGGTCACAGGGTTCCGGCATCAGCTTTAACGCCCGGCGACAAATCAACCGCCTTGACGTTCTCGGGACTGATCTTCCCTTTCTTTGATCTGAACGACGAGAAAAAGCCTTTCCCCAACGAAATCCGCAACATTTTCACAAAAGCCCACAAACCGATAAAATAGACGGGAAGCCATGGCAAAATCTCGGCGACAAAAGATATGACATCAGCAGCACTGTTAATAAATTTTGCAGATGAACGATTGAAGCTTTGTGTAAGCACATCGTAATCAATATCGAGATTTTCTTGCGAAACTTGATAAAAGATTCTGACAGAGACCATCTGGGTGATTTTCTGAAGAAATTTGAGTTTATCCCTCGCACTATCAAGAGACTGTTTGACGCGCCTGAGTTCCGACTCGATTTTGATAATATCATCGACCGTTTTGGTTTTATCGCTTTCAAGCAGCCGCGTTAAACGAGCCTCTAAAGCCTCTTGGCTTTTAAATTCAGCTTCAACATCAATATATTCGAGAGACCGATCAACCGTATTAACCGTATGAGTAAGAATCTTTCCTGAACCCTGCTCAACCGAGGAAAGAAATTCAGCTAACTTTTCGGGAGGAACAAGTGCATTGAGTTCAGCCCTGCTCCGGTCCGTATAAGTCGAATTTGTAATCTCGCATCCTATCTCCAGACACTTTTTGTAATCACTTTCATAGATACTCTTAAGACTTTCAGGTAAGGCGTCGATACTAAAAGTATGGCTTTCTTCAATATGCCGCCCCTCCGTCTTCTGACGGCTATCACCATTATAACCCGGCGATGCTTCTGACATCCCTGGCAACGCCTGTCCCCTGCCTGAAGGAACGGGAAGCTGGCTGCTATCAGATTCTTCACTACAGGAGCAAAGCAACAAGAGGGCAAAAGAACAGAAAATCAGAGAAAAATACCTCATAAAACACC
The sequence above is drawn from the Alphaproteobacteria bacterium genome and encodes:
- the miaA gene encoding tRNA (adenosine(37)-N6)-dimethylallyltransferase MiaA → MTQKNEKDGHAIRIIAGPTASGKSARAIEIAQQENGVIINCDSMQIFDGLPILTAQPPPADREKAEHKLYSALHPNDPCSAGEWRRRADPVIRETLTQGKTPIIVGGTGLYIKALTEGLSPIPPVPDDIRAAAVAKQKLLGNPAFHTELEKRDPVMAARFHPSHTARLIRAWEVLDATGKSLAEWQKEDRLAPPDDWNFEIELIIPDRPVQHQRCNDRLLWMIDNGVLEEIEEFAKRVDSGEIRSDTPLLKALGYQQLLAYINGERSKEDAIAQAQAKTRQYAKQQVTWFRHQL
- a CDS encoding DNA cytosine methyltransferase, with the translated sequence MKENLYSVSLFSGAMGLDIGLEQAGITTLICNDVDADAVATIRHNKPEIPVLDKSISNVSCEEIKALIAGGSPDIVVGGPPCQSFSVFGNRKGIQDLRGQMVFEFFRVVDELRPKAFIMENVRGLLSIPFVNKKDFDPETMSPDLLRPGSLIRFLLGKFNGIGYRVDCFVVNSVNYGAPQIRERVFLIGNVYGIEAKFPQPMFSNRPQDGLPPFRTLGDAIGKGFADPYPEVMDFSPRKLSYLSMVPPGGNWRSLPLDVQKESMGKSWYLKGGRSAYWRKLSFDFPSPTVVTMPNHAGTSMCHPKELRAISVGEAAAIQEFPACWAFQGSTGSKFKQIGNAVPIRLGRMAGETVIDILERAKNGEMGDEITSKVTHIRPHVRTRAFFRNGESFAGSTCYYQSQKAQMSLFDEEGKGESSRA
- a CDS encoding restriction endonuclease — its product is MNQGEVITGTSTWVSWWIEQRKHKLREQLSDTMSVNPFILPILFDLHDIDNFEELTGFIVGSHLMVGHNTGFGKLIDEKILPKVFGTQKLDKDYRKNNPPFVDSCFNEIDHVIRRKDGSTDLLSLKAGKWTIQLSMAQQLNHAFNEILKKYGNKFNEISVGVFYGTKETLTDKYDILRGINRGAKHNVIDLTDRVSVYAGREFWTWLNEGEKQTQDWILRGIIDGVSKSNTRKEGGALLEKYSKHISQKYQHFLNSDGTFDWKSLLESING
- a CDS encoding DMT family transporter, which gives rise to MFKGWNDTEKAIALSMVAFAAFSVSDALRKYTSVDYPVVAILFWQAVFGLIILAAVIPYFGGRGALFTRRNLEWHLLRGLLMAVNTSMSLTALSMVPIMDAYTIFFLTPFITTVLSMFFFKEQVGRYRMAAILCGFLGGVVAFRPGFEEIHPAYGLALACCFTFGLANLVARRIGGSGNALPFAFWPFILVLIGTYLWMGGAVPFYDQRFMGLCLVIGFCYGLAVICVATSYILAPTSVVAPYQYVQMLFGLLLGYLLFGHLPDAFKIAGGLIITASGMFLFWRERRRKGI
- a CDS encoding DUF4349 domain-containing protein; translation: MRYFSLIFCSFALLLLCSCSEESDSSQLPVPSGRGQALPGMSEASPGYNGDSRQKTEGRHIEESHTFSIDALPESLKSIYESDYKKCLEIGCEITNSTYTDRSRAELNALVPPEKLAEFLSSVEQGSGKILTHTVNTVDRSLEYIDVEAEFKSQEALEARLTRLLESDKTKTVDDIIKIESELRRVKQSLDSARDKLKFLQKITQMVSVRIFYQVSQENLDIDYDVLTQSFNRSSAKFINSAADVISFVAEILPWLPVYFIGLWAFVKMLRISLGKGFFSSFRSKKGKISPENVKAVDLSPGVKADAGTL